Within the Musa acuminata AAA Group cultivar baxijiao chromosome BXJ2-9, Cavendish_Baxijiao_AAA, whole genome shotgun sequence genome, the region GCCCGTGTTCAGCATAAGAACCTCGTCAAGGTTCGACTCCACTGGTGGCGCCCTAGTCCTAGCATTTTTCTTCGTTTCCGTTGATCGTTAGCGCGATGGTGTTGCCGATTTCAGTTTATTGGAGCTTGCAAGGAGCCTGTGATGGTGGTGGTCACCGATCTCCTGCCGGGGGGGTCGCTCCGCAAATACTTGGTAAACTTGAGGCCACGGAGCTTGGAGCCTCGAGTTGCTGTTGGCTTTGCACTGGATATAGCGCGGGCTATGGAATGCTTGCATTCTCATGGGATCATTCATCGTGATCTGAAGCCTGGTAATTTTCTTGGAATGATCTCTTTAATATCTAGAATTCTCACAATTACAAGTCATATACCTTCAACCTTACtgatatgcatgttatatgtcctCTGATTTATTGTTTTGCTGTATATAGAATGTCATCTCTATATCACAACTCTCAGTCGTAGTTGTTTCAGAGTATTACCTAGAATGGTCTATGATAATTTACATTCAGTACACATTTATCTAATTACTGGAGAGACAAACTTTATTCCCAAAAATTCATGTATTCCTGCATCCTGATTGGAAagatgtgtttcaaagttcttcCTTCGAGCTTATAAACTACTCAATATCTCACTGAGAAGTACTACAGCGGAACTATTATTCTTAAGAATTGAAGTATTGCATAGTTACCTTCAATCTTTACTATCTTTAAATTGAGATATCAAAACATGTGCATTTTTATACTTCTTTTGCTGATTCCACCATGTCAACATCTATGTGCATGTCAGAAGTTCTTTTACTTGGTAAATAATTATATCTTTGCTATTAGTAGACACTATGATATGATATTGGATTATCATAAATTGATGATGGAATAtttgttttttccttttaaaTGGGTAAGGGGCAAGGATTTAAAAACAGGTTATAACTAATACCTGTCCATTGTCGGACGAGCAAAGTATGTTGGTGTGGGATGGTATAACCAAGTTAAGCTGCtggaaaaataatataaaaaaagtttCATGTTCCCTTGCTAATCCGACAGGGTAAATAATGCTATGTACTGGTATGGGGTCGAACCAGTAAATATTGTTCGGCATAGTTTGGTGTTTGAATCCATGGATATGGGTATTATTAGATCCTAAAAATTGACAGTGGGTGCATATGCTGAATCCTTGGGTAACTTTGTGATCTTTCTTGATGCATAGATCAAATTCCTTCTTGTCACTCAACTCCTCTGCAGCATTTAAACTAAATCCATGTTCCCTTTACATTTGATATACTATGAATCATAGACATGATTGacatatatgttatttatttcattCTTTTTGAGTGATAGTCTAGAGCTCTCTCTAGAGAACTCCATGTTTTTGAAATCAAAGTGTAACTCAAAAAAGAGTTGAGATGTTGGATTAGATGGCGAAACTTTATGATTTGAGCAAAATAATACATGGAGATaacattattaatatatatctGATTCCACTGTCAAACGTAAAAGGCATCCATGGCCTTCAAGGTGTACCACCTGATGTACCTTATACCAGCTTATTTTGGTCGGCCTTATAACGAGTTGATTTCAACTAAAATTTCCTAGTCCATGAACCGAGCACAACGTACCATACCATTTTGACCGAATTTTCATTCCTTGATTGGTATCAAGGTGAACCTAGTATTGAACATGCATTGGTGAATGAGTACAAGTAGGAAAGAGATATTCGTGGATAGGATAAGAGACATAAGCCACCACTAGGTTAGGTTGTGGACCTCACATACCAAGTACCAAAGAAATGATTCTGGGTTATATGGTAGAACTTAGAACTTCACAAGGACATTAAGCCtttgaaaagaaaaaattgaTACCTTGATTAGGCTCACATCGGAAGTATGAAGATAATTGTGATGGTTCACAAGGATTGGCTTTATTATTTTGGACCACATTGTTCCAGACCTTCCAAGTTAGAGTTAGTAATAGTTGCATAATAGGAACTTGCATTTGTTGAACTTCTATTGGACCAGTCATTTGAATTGCTGTCGGTCTcctaataaaaaaattacatatataatttTTCCTTGAGGAAAATGTATGCAGTGTTAATAAGATCATGAACTGTGAAGATCTTCATATGGTTCACTGTATTTTTCTCAGAAAATTGATTTCTCAAACTGAATATCATAATTGATGTATaacattattttgttttcttcCATTTTTTTCAATTTAATAATAGATATTCAACGGATGAAAATGCCAACGTTTACATAGTTAAGAAAATTCAGATGTGAAATAACTTATTACTTTTCAATCTAGAAGATGGTATTGTCTTGACCTTTTCCAGTCTTTGGAAAGAAAATGGTTCTAAGGTAAAAATGCTCAAACATCAAGATAGTATGTTCGATCATGGTAGGTACATTTGGGAAGGTGACCATGATATTCTCATTATTGGTGGATAAAGAGACTAATTATCTCCATTGACCTACTGTAAATAATATTGATGCTAGGTATATGTGTGTTTGGTCTTATCAATTTTGGTGGCTAATAGTTGCAGGGAAAAATTCTGAAGAGattaattcaaaatgatccagaaGTAAGATATAAAATAAATCATTGTTTGGAAGTTTTCCATCGATGGCAAGTTTGTTGAATTTTGATACTAATCCAAGTTTCATCCAAGGAAAATGAGCAAATCCTAGATACACAGTTGAATGATCACTGCAGCAAGAGCACAATGCATCAGAGATCACATGCATGCCGTGTGCAGGATTAAGACTAAGATATTTGTTTCAAAGTGTGCTCTGCAAGAGAATGAGTTGTGGTTCACACTTCACACTCCTCTCATGTTGTCTTCTAGAATCTTGAGGAAGTTTTGGTACTCCTTTGCTCTTCTTAATTAGATAGTTTCATCAGTCACTAATCTGTCAGGATCTTGAAATTAAGGATTATTAAAATAGAATAGCAGTGCGATTAGCTACTATAACAGTATGTGCCATATAGGAGACCAGATTAGCTCATGTTATTTATTCTGTGAAAAAGGTTAGTTGTTCGTTTGAATGGCATTCTTTTTTATTGAATCAAGATGTGATTGTCCAGGTGAACATATATTTAGCTTGTGAAGTACAATTTCCTGCAGTAGGATTATGTATTTCATTTCTGCATGTATATTCTAATACATGTAATATcgaaattctttttcttttgattttctttGAAGGATTTTGTAAGGATGAAGTTTATTGTCATTTCTTCTTTATTTTGGAACCCTAATTACTCTTTTCTTTTGGAGTTTTTATGTTTTGTTTTATGTTTATGTTCAGTATGTTTTCAGTTTTCTAATGATTATCTAGAGGTTCTTTATCAAATCTTCTAGGTAAAACTTATCTTACTCCATTTTCAGAGGATGGATGATACATAATTTTCTATATCATACTGGGctgttgattttattttattttttgcaatGCACATGGAGATTTATATTTTGGGAGCATGAGCTGATGATGCTGGACCATTGAATTCCCACATCATACTCTTCTGTTGATTCCTTGTTTTGCAATACAAATGGAGTTTTACATTTTGGGAACATGAGCTGATGATACAGGGGCATGACAAAAATGGAATGCACTTGATAACTTTATAGAATAGTTTAATGAAGATATCTGAAGACTTCTGTTAAGAAATGCTTCTCTCTTTTGTTAACAgatgaaaagaaaacaaaagagaggGTATTGGATGAATTTTGGGATTGATCTCTACTCTGTCAAAGTCAAAACATAGACTGGGCAAGGTTATTAATAACTTCTTGTTCACATATTTTGACACGAGTTATATTGAACATTTTTGGTTCCTGCTTATATGAGTGACATTGAAGACAAAATCAAGCACATAGATCGTCATATATGCTTATTATAGTTCCTGCCTATATAAGTGAATGTTAACATCCTAGATAACAGAACCAAACTTGTTTGGCAAGATCTTTTTTATGCCTATTACTTGTACATTGACTCAAGCACTTAAACTGATCTAGAAAAATGGTCTGCAATAAGGGTGTTTATTAGATATTATATGATGGATTATGAAATAGTAGTCTTGAAGCTATGATTCTCCACAGGGTTGTAATTTCCTTGGGTAGCTTTTGTGAGATGCAGGTCCTTTACCATAGGAATATAATGCCAAGCCCCTCAAATATGGATTTCGTGAAGTTAATTTTAGTCCTTTCTTGTAACGTCATTAGAAGAGTTGCAGTAATTGGATTTCTTATGAAAGGCATTTCTATTGTCTTTGTACTCGATTCTATGAAATCTTACCTTCTGCAAAGGCATGTGCCAAAAGTTGTCTTGTATATGGCATTTGGATTCACTCAACTTCTATATACTCATGCAGCCTGGTTCTTTAAGCCGAGGAATGAGTTTGTGTGCATGAAATTTCACTTTATAATTATCGGATCCTTGTTTCTTTCCCAGAGAACTTGCTATTGACCGCAGATCAGAGGACAATGAAACTTGTTGACCTTGGTTTGGCTAGGGAAGAAACATTAACAGAGATGATGACTGCTGAAACAGGGACATACCGTTGGATGGCTCCAGAGGTGCTTCTAAGTGCATGTTTACATCAGTAGTCTTCTGTTTAACATTCTCGATGATCATTTAAGTCcaaaacatcttcttctttacAGTTATACAGCACTGTCACATTAAGGCATGGGGAAAAGAAACATTACAATCACAAGGTGGATGTATACAGCTTTGCGATCGTGTTGTGGGAGCTGCTTCATAATCGTCTTCCGTTTGAAGGCATGTCTAACCTTCAAGCAGCCTATGCAGCTGCTTTCAAGGTAGTCAGTCCACTGTGCTATCGTATGCTTTAACTCATGCGATTTTTCAAATATTCCTAAAAAAATATACTTTTCTCTATTTCAGAACACCAGGCCAAGCGCAGATAAACTTCCCGAGGAACTAGCTCTGATCCTAACTTCTTGTTGGAAAGAGGACCCAAATTCACGCCCCAACTTCACCCAGATAATACAGATGCTCCTAGATTATCTTACCATGCTTTTGCCGCCTGAACGTGTGGTTCGTTCCCGTGCCTTCAGCTCAGAGAATGTGGTTTTACCACCTGAATCACCTGGGACAAGTTCACTAATGGCAGCCCGAGATGAACTGGGTGATACCACAAAGCCTGACAAGTTCACTGATAA harbors:
- the LOC103996722 gene encoding serine/threonine-protein kinase STY13 → MEYCDGFFALDEFRLDPKWLIDPKLLFVGPKIGEGAHAKVYEGKYKNQNVAVKVMHKGDTPEEVAKKEARFMREVAMLARVQHKNLVKFIGACKEPVMVVVTDLLPGGSLRKYLVNLRPRSLEPRVAVGFALDIARAMECLHSHGIIHRDLKPENLLLTADQRTMKLVDLGLAREETLTEMMTAETGTYRWMAPELYSTVTLRHGEKKHYNHKVDVYSFAIVLWELLHNRLPFEGMSNLQAAYAAAFKNTRPSADKLPEELALILTSCWKEDPNSRPNFTQIIQMLLDYLTMLLPPERVVRSRAFSSENVVLPPESPGTSSLMAARDELGDTTKPDKFTDNKRYFCFGQCF